A stretch of the Kushneria konosiri genome encodes the following:
- a CDS encoding Gfo/Idh/MocA family protein, with product MAQGKVRYAVVGGGEISQGAFMPGIKASDNSEMTALVTGDPKKAEVLGKRYNLKVYGYEEYETLLNSGEIDAVYIATPNFRHRQDTLPALEAGIHVLLEKPMATSVADCEAMIEAAERSSAKLMIAYRLHHEPGTLEMIQHMREGTIGAPRTFSSQLTQDLNPKNHRALHGYWAGPVPDMGAYPINAVRHLFGAEPVEVSAMSDNKPGRDYTCDDSVTVSLRFPEGRLAQFFVSYATSGHNHLSVVGERGALFARPSYMFGPGVSIDYDLSVEGKTTAHSPGPVEQFGGQTDYFSHCILNDIAPEADGTEGLRDVRILEAIERALETGQPQSIEPLDYRERIQPDQVRRLTPVEPPEVVSVETISGE from the coding sequence ATGGCACAGGGAAAGGTGCGTTACGCCGTGGTCGGCGGTGGAGAAATTTCACAGGGCGCGTTCATGCCGGGGATCAAGGCCAGCGACAACTCGGAAATGACGGCACTGGTCACCGGCGATCCCAAAAAGGCTGAGGTGCTGGGCAAGCGCTACAACCTCAAGGTCTACGGCTACGAGGAGTACGAGACGCTTTTAAATTCCGGCGAGATCGATGCCGTCTATATCGCCACACCCAACTTTCGTCATCGCCAGGACACCCTTCCGGCACTGGAAGCGGGCATTCACGTACTGCTGGAAAAACCGATGGCGACCAGCGTGGCAGACTGCGAGGCGATGATCGAGGCGGCCGAGCGCAGCAGTGCCAAATTGATGATTGCCTATCGACTGCATCACGAGCCGGGCACGCTGGAGATGATCCAGCACATGCGCGAAGGCACCATCGGTGCGCCGCGCACGTTTTCCTCTCAACTGACCCAGGATCTCAACCCGAAAAACCACCGCGCCCTGCATGGCTACTGGGCCGGGCCGGTACCTGACATGGGCGCCTATCCGATCAATGCGGTGCGCCATCTGTTCGGCGCCGAGCCGGTCGAAGTCAGCGCCATGAGCGACAACAAACCCGGGCGCGACTACACCTGCGATGACAGCGTGACCGTCAGCCTGCGCTTCCCCGAGGGGCGACTGGCCCAGTTCTTTGTCAGCTACGCCACCAGCGGGCACAACCATCTTTCGGTGGTCGGCGAGCGCGGGGCTCTGTTTGCGCGCCCCAGTTACATGTTCGGGCCAGGCGTGTCGATCGACTATGACCTGAGCGTGGAGGGCAAGACCACGGCGCATTCGCCGGGGCCGGTCGAGCAGTTTGGCGGGCAGACCGACTACTTCTCCCACTGCATCCTTAACGACATCGCGCCCGAAGCCGATGGGACAGAAGGGCTGCGAGACGTGCGCATTCTGGAGGCCATCGAGCGGGCACTGGAGACCGGTCAGCCGCAGTCGATCGAGCCGCTCGACTATCGTGAACGTATTCAACCGGATCAGGTGCGTCGCCTGACGCCGGTTGAGCCCCCCGAAGTGGTCAGCGTCGAGACCATCAGCGGGGAGTGA
- a CDS encoding sensor domain-containing diguanylate cyclase, with protein sequence MQDDATELDRALEGRGRVLIPAELKDAFADDTLAVRRRALSKSVLLGTGFYVAFALGDAFAVPDRLQLALIFRLAIILPLGLVVFYWLRRTRCSLIRQQCVACSFHLLVVGLLALLVVLSESVDALGFVFASYALLMFMVISMALPRSLVAVLASVVVLIQAVAVAHGPLRYPTLELHNLMIAIVIIGPAIFANRALESDRRRQFLLMERERLRRRQLAEQRDMLARLAALDPLTELANRRGLNAGIAGDLDRLTSGARVAIAMIDIDHFKAYNDHYGHGAGDEALRRVARALAEAARPPGRVGRMGGEEFAVFVPGITHHELPLYAERLRASVQRLALVHHHSRTAGVMTISVGMVLGCPTSSDVQMLFEAADAALYRAKKAGRNQVSIEDLTRPDMNAHRTG encoded by the coding sequence ATGCAGGATGATGCCACCGAGCTGGATCGGGCCCTGGAAGGCAGGGGACGGGTTCTGATACCGGCTGAATTGAAGGACGCCTTTGCCGACGACACCCTGGCCGTGCGTCGCCGCGCCCTGTCGAAATCCGTACTCCTTGGAACAGGATTTTATGTCGCCTTTGCACTGGGCGACGCCTTCGCCGTGCCTGATCGGCTTCAGCTGGCGCTGATCTTTCGTCTGGCCATTATCCTGCCGCTCGGACTTGTGGTGTTCTACTGGCTCCGTCGTACCCGCTGCTCGCTGATACGACAGCAGTGCGTGGCCTGTAGTTTTCATCTGCTGGTGGTGGGCCTGCTGGCACTGCTTGTGGTGCTCTCTGAATCCGTCGATGCGCTGGGCTTTGTCTTTGCAAGCTACGCCCTGTTGATGTTCATGGTGATCAGCATGGCGCTGCCGCGGTCACTGGTGGCGGTGCTGGCCTCTGTCGTGGTTCTGATTCAGGCGGTAGCGGTCGCCCATGGACCGCTCCGATACCCGACGCTTGAGCTGCATAATCTGATGATTGCCATCGTGATCATCGGTCCCGCCATCTTTGCCAATCGGGCGCTGGAAAGCGACCGTCGCCGACAGTTTCTGTTGATGGAGCGTGAGCGATTGCGACGGCGTCAGCTGGCCGAACAGCGCGACATGCTGGCGCGTCTGGCAGCACTCGACCCTCTGACCGAGCTGGCCAATCGGCGCGGGCTGAATGCCGGCATTGCAGGGGATCTTGATCGTTTGACGTCCGGGGCGCGGGTGGCCATCGCCATGATCGATATCGATCATTTCAAGGCCTACAACGACCACTATGGCCACGGCGCCGGTGATGAGGCGCTCAGGCGTGTGGCCCGGGCGCTGGCAGAGGCAGCACGGCCGCCGGGACGCGTCGGACGAATGGGCGGTGAGGAGTTCGCCGTGTTCGTGCCGGGGATCACCCATCATGAGCTGCCCCTTTATGCCGAGCGTCTGCGGGCCAGCGTTCAGCGTCTGGCACTGGTTCATCATCACAGCAGAACGGCCGGTGTCATGACAATCAGCGTGGGCATGGTGCTGGGATGTCCGACGTCGTCGGATGTCCAGATGCTTTTCGAGGCTGCTGACGCTGCGCTGTATCGTGCCAAGAAGGCCGGGCGTAATCAGGTGAGTATCGAGGATCTGACCCGACCTGACATGAATGCCCACCGAACCGGTTGA
- a CDS encoding translation initiation factor: MSSLRDQLSRKVYSTETGDMRKHDEDDAQRAQEAARLASLDGIVRIRRETAGRKGKGVTTLHGIPLPADELKTLMQALKKRCGSGGSLKEGIIEIQGDHRDTLRAELEKRGYTVKLAGG, encoded by the coding sequence ATGTCATCACTGCGCGATCAGTTGAGCCGCAAGGTGTATTCCACTGAAACCGGAGACATGCGCAAGCATGACGAGGACGATGCGCAACGAGCGCAGGAAGCGGCGCGCCTGGCATCGCTTGATGGCATCGTACGTATTCGACGGGAAACGGCCGGGCGCAAGGGCAAGGGCGTGACCACGCTGCATGGCATACCGCTGCCGGCTGATGAGCTCAAGACCCTGATGCAGGCGCTCAAGAAACGCTGTGGCAGTGGTGGGTCGCTCAAGGAGGGGATCATCGAGATTCAGGGCGATCACCGCGATACGCTGCGTGCCGAGCTGGAAAAGCGCGGTTATACCGTCAAGCTGGCAGGGGGCTAA
- a CDS encoding YbaY family lipoprotein — protein MQNRRFRSLLAVAPLVMTGLLGGCSLFAGGPDFATLSGEAVSDEQAPMADDARLEIRLLDMTQGRTTIAQVDQNTHGRWPVPFALQFDRQRIDSDRRYALSAALLEGESTRYLTLEPLPVLTRGAPSQQVRVPLTPITP, from the coding sequence ATGCAGAACCGCCGTTTTCGATCGCTGCTGGCCGTCGCACCGCTGGTCATGACCGGCCTTCTAGGCGGTTGCTCGCTGTTTGCCGGCGGCCCCGATTTTGCCACGCTTTCAGGTGAAGCCGTCAGCGATGAGCAGGCGCCGATGGCCGATGATGCCCGGCTGGAGATTCGTCTGCTGGACATGACCCAGGGACGCACCACCATCGCCCAGGTCGATCAGAACACCCACGGTCGCTGGCCGGTGCCCTTTGCGCTGCAGTTTGATCGACAGCGCATCGACAGCGACCGCCGTTACGCGCTCAGCGCGGCCCTGCTTGAAGGAGAGAGCACACGCTATCTGACGCTTGAGCCGCTACCCGTGCTGACCCGGGGCGCTCCCTCGCAGCAGGTACGTGTGCCGCTGACCCCGATCACCCCATAA